A single Laribacter hongkongensis DSM 14985 DNA region contains:
- the hscA gene encoding Fe-S protein assembly chaperone HscA: MALLQIAEPGLSAAPHQHRLAVGIDLGTTNSLVATVRSGAATVLPDEHGYHLLPSVVRYTEDGATEVGYAARAHQSDDPHNTVVSVKRFMGRGLSDLADAAATPYRFVDAPGMVRLVTRQGEKSPVEVSADILRALKARAESSLGGELTGAVITVPAYFDDAQRQATKDAARLAGLNVLRLLNEPTAAAIAYGLDNAAEGTYVVYDLGGGTFDVSILRLTRGVFEVLATSGDSALGGDDFDHRIYCWLLEKAGLSQLPDGDIRRLLTLARAAKEHLTDNTSARINTVLSDRQVIDLELSRDELAAITRTLVDKTLLPVRRALRDARISVDDVKGVVLVGGATRMPQVRRAVGDFFKRPPLTNLDPDQVVAIGAAMQANVLAGNKGEDDWLLLDVTPLSLGLETMGGLVEKIIPRNSTIPTARAQEFTTFKDGQTAMAVHVLQGERELVSDCRSLARFELRGIPPMVAGAARIRVTFQVDADGLLSVAAREQSSGVEASITIKPSYGLTDDQITQMLTDSLAHVKDDIAARKLREAVVDAESLIATTDAALKSDGDLLAPSELQAIDNAVAALRSAIAAQQTVAINAATARLNDATNDFASRRMDRNIRRALAGQKISDL, encoded by the coding sequence CGTGCGTTACACCGAAGACGGCGCAACGGAAGTCGGTTACGCCGCCCGTGCGCACCAGAGCGACGATCCCCACAATACCGTCGTGTCGGTCAAGCGCTTCATGGGCCGCGGCCTGAGCGATCTGGCCGACGCTGCCGCCACACCGTACCGGTTCGTTGATGCGCCGGGCATGGTGCGGCTGGTGACCCGGCAGGGTGAAAAATCGCCGGTCGAGGTGTCCGCCGACATCCTGCGCGCACTCAAGGCGCGGGCCGAATCCAGTCTGGGGGGTGAGCTGACCGGTGCCGTCATCACCGTGCCGGCCTATTTTGACGACGCCCAGCGGCAGGCCACCAAGGATGCCGCACGGCTGGCGGGGCTCAATGTCCTGCGGCTTTTGAACGAACCGACAGCCGCCGCGATTGCCTACGGCCTCGACAATGCTGCCGAAGGCACCTATGTCGTGTACGACCTCGGGGGCGGCACGTTCGACGTGTCGATCCTCAGGCTTACCCGTGGCGTGTTCGAAGTGCTGGCGACCAGCGGCGATTCGGCCCTGGGCGGCGATGACTTTGACCACCGCATCTATTGCTGGCTGCTGGAAAAGGCCGGCCTGTCGCAACTGCCGGACGGCGACATTCGCCGGCTGCTGACCCTCGCCCGTGCCGCCAAGGAACACCTGACCGACAACACCTCGGCCCGCATCAATACCGTGCTTTCGGACCGGCAGGTGATTGACCTCGAACTCAGCCGCGACGAGCTGGCGGCCATTACCCGCACGCTGGTCGACAAGACCCTGCTGCCGGTGCGGCGCGCTCTGCGCGATGCCCGGATCAGCGTGGACGACGTCAAGGGCGTGGTGCTGGTGGGCGGGGCCACGCGCATGCCGCAGGTCCGGCGCGCCGTGGGGGATTTCTTCAAGCGTCCGCCGCTGACCAATCTTGACCCGGACCAGGTGGTGGCCATCGGTGCGGCCATGCAGGCCAACGTGCTGGCCGGCAACAAGGGCGAGGACGACTGGCTGCTGCTGGACGTGACGCCACTGTCGCTGGGGCTGGAAACCATGGGCGGGCTGGTCGAGAAGATCATCCCGCGCAACAGCACCATTCCTACCGCCCGGGCGCAGGAATTCACCACGTTCAAGGACGGCCAGACCGCCATGGCCGTGCATGTGCTGCAAGGAGAGCGCGAGCTGGTGTCCGATTGCCGCAGCCTGGCGCGTTTCGAGCTGCGCGGCATTCCGCCGATGGTGGCCGGTGCCGCCCGTATCCGCGTGACTTTCCAGGTGGATGCCGACGGCCTGCTGTCGGTTGCTGCGCGTGAACAGTCCAGCGGTGTGGAGGCCAGCATCACCATCAAGCCGAGCTACGGCCTGACGGACGACCAGATCACCCAGATGCTGACCGATTCGCTGGCCCACGTGAAAGACGACATTGCCGCGCGCAAGCTGCGCGAGGCCGTCGTCGATGCCGAAAGCCTGATTGCCACCACTGATGCGGCACTCAAGAGCGATGGCGACCTGCTGGCCCCGAGTGAGTTGCAGGCCATCGATAATGCCGTGGCCGCCTTGCGCAGCGCCATTGCCGCCCAGCAGACCGTGGCCATCAATGCCGCGACTGCCAGACTGAACGATGCGACCAACGATTTTGCCTCGCGTCGCATGGATCGCAACATCCGCCGGGCGCTGGCCGGGCAGAAGATCAGCGATCTTTGA
- the fdx gene encoding ISC system 2Fe-2S type ferredoxin, protein MPKIIVLPHADLCPDGAVIDAQTGQSICEALLEHDIEIEHACEMSCACTTCHCIVREGFDSLNEADELEEDLLDKAWGLEAQSRLSCQAVVAGEDLVIDIPRYTINHARETH, encoded by the coding sequence ATGCCGAAAATCATCGTGCTGCCGCACGCCGACCTGTGCCCGGATGGCGCCGTGATTGATGCGCAGACCGGACAGAGCATCTGCGAAGCGCTGCTGGAACACGACATCGAAATCGAGCACGCCTGCGAGATGAGCTGTGCCTGCACGACGTGCCACTGCATCGTGCGCGAAGGCTTTGATTCGCTCAACGAGGCGGACGAGCTGGAAGAAGACCTGCTGGACAAGGCGTGGGGGCTGGAAGCGCAGTCCCGCCTGTCGTGCCAGGCCGTGGTGGCCGGCGAGGACCTGGTGATCGACATTCCGCGCTATACCATCAACCATGCCCGGGAGACACACTGA
- a CDS encoding YbaK/EbsC family protein, with product MTPLAEIEAGGSVARVAEALAGLGLETPILAVPASTRTAAEAAAVVGCQVAQIAKTVVFRDKTHDTHIVVVACGSNRICTQKLAQLTGSKIGRADADFVRERSGFAIGGVSPVGHRQAPSALLIDEELLTLGDVYAAAGSPFAIFRTTGAELAAATGGQVVNIKEDAA from the coding sequence ATGACACCGTTGGCTGAAATCGAAGCGGGCGGCAGTGTTGCCCGGGTGGCCGAGGCGCTGGCAGGCCTCGGACTGGAAACACCGATCCTCGCCGTGCCGGCATCGACCCGGACTGCCGCCGAGGCGGCTGCCGTGGTGGGCTGTCAGGTGGCGCAGATTGCCAAGACCGTGGTGTTCCGCGACAAGACCCATGACACGCATATCGTCGTGGTGGCCTGTGGCAGCAACCGGATCTGCACGCAAAAGCTGGCGCAGCTGACCGGCAGCAAGATCGGCCGGGCGGATGCCGACTTTGTGCGTGAGCGCAGCGGCTTTGCCATTGGCGGCGTGTCGCCGGTCGGGCACCGGCAGGCGCCGTCAGCCCTGCTGATCGACGAGGAGCTGCTGACGCTGGGGGATGTCTATGCTGCGGCAGGCAGCCCGTTTGCCATTTTCCGCACCACGGGCGCCGAGCTGGCTGCCGCGACGGGCGGGCAGGTGGTCAACATCAAGGAGGATGCAGCATGA
- the iscX gene encoding Fe-S cluster assembly protein IscX translates to MKWTDSLDIAIALSECHPEVDPKALRFTELREWVMALPEFDDEAGRCGEKILEAIQMAWIDEVE, encoded by the coding sequence ATGAAGTGGACCGACAGTCTGGACATTGCCATTGCCCTGTCTGAGTGTCACCCGGAGGTTGATCCGAAGGCCCTGCGCTTTACCGAATTGCGCGAGTGGGTCATGGCCCTGCCGGAGTTTGACGACGAGGCCGGCCGCTGTGGTGAAAAAATCCTGGAGGCCATCCAGATGGCGTGGATCGACGAGGTTGAGTGA
- a CDS encoding isochorismatase family protein: MLIDVKRATLLVVDVQDKLLPAIDQHEALQESLLRLVGAAVDAGLPVVFSEQYPQGLGGTTPALLALAPEAPVVEKVHFSCVAGDCLPESLWQRDQVVVCGAETHVCVLQTVLELLEAGKRVFLVRDAVGSRSALDRETGLLRMQQAGATLVTREMVLFETLRQAGTDLFRHMSRRYLIEDAPLANSRVSDALRQSQVRGKCFTDILALLPRPHGALRLRSICGTEADVLLDDLPGQSGSWRVYGYLLRHFDGEVGKDAAQAGLVLYAEHVADAREHPGKHPNIDRLLAIVAGRGAVLSHV; encoded by the coding sequence ATGCTGATTGACGTCAAACGGGCCACCCTGCTGGTGGTGGATGTGCAGGACAAGTTGCTGCCGGCTATCGACCAGCACGAGGCACTGCAAGAGAGCCTGCTCCGGCTGGTTGGCGCAGCGGTGGATGCCGGCTTGCCGGTGGTGTTCTCCGAGCAGTATCCGCAAGGGCTGGGTGGAACGACGCCAGCACTGCTGGCTCTGGCACCTGAAGCTCCGGTGGTGGAGAAGGTGCATTTTTCCTGCGTGGCCGGCGACTGCCTGCCCGAGAGCCTGTGGCAGCGCGATCAGGTGGTGGTGTGTGGTGCGGAAACCCATGTCTGCGTGTTGCAGACCGTGCTGGAACTGCTGGAGGCCGGCAAGCGGGTGTTTCTGGTGCGGGACGCGGTCGGATCGCGCTCGGCGCTGGACCGGGAGACCGGGTTGCTGCGCATGCAGCAGGCTGGTGCAACGCTGGTGACCCGCGAAATGGTGTTGTTCGAAACGTTGCGGCAGGCAGGGACGGATCTGTTCCGGCACATGAGCCGGCGCTACCTGATCGAAGACGCGCCATTGGCCAACAGCCGGGTGTCCGATGCCTTGCGGCAATCACAGGTACGTGGCAAGTGCTTTACCGATATCCTGGCGCTGTTGCCGAGGCCGCACGGAGCTTTGCGCTTGCGTAGCATTTGCGGCACCGAGGCTGATGTATTGCTGGATGACCTGCCGGGGCAGAGTGGTTCCTGGAGGGTCTATGGCTATCTGCTGCGCCATTTTGACGGAGAAGTGGGAAAGGATGCAGCGCAGGCGGGGCTGGTCTTGTATGCCGAGCATGTTGCAGACGCTCGGGAACATCCGGGAAAGCATCCGAATATCGACCGTTTGCTGGCGATTGTCGCTGGTCGTGGCGCCGTTCTTAGCCATGTCTGA